The following coding sequences lie in one Rutidosis leptorrhynchoides isolate AG116_Rl617_1_P2 chromosome 6, CSIRO_AGI_Rlap_v1, whole genome shotgun sequence genomic window:
- the LOC139854940 gene encoding protein ALP1-like — protein MDFLALSIDLLFDSTSSEEEEEIQPITRFQRQPRRFLNRDREAAGQLLWNDYFCENPTFSDDIFKRRFRMRKVLFLRIKDGILQHSYTPNAPDHFTFFQQRPDALGRLGFSTIQKITCALRQLSYGMTADIFDEYIKMAEKTSYVTLNNFCKCIIDLYGREYLRKPNATDIARLYSAHEENHGFKGMLGSIDCMHWAWKNCPVAWKGQYTRGDHGHPTIMLEAVASYDMWIWHAFFGMAGSNNDINVLNHSPLFDSLRKDRVAPSPFEVNGNQYPFGYYLADGIYPDWTTLIKGYTTPIEEPRKKFTKFQASARKDVERTFGVLQGRFAILKTPARVMSVNKMRRIMYSCIVMHNMIQEDNGFALSTWEQEWLDKPENRPRRNIRRRVKDRRSREKEIRDRDVHDQLREDLTAHIWNLPPNFRSMHN, from the coding sequence ATGGATTTTTTAGCCTTAAGTATCGATTTGTTATTCGATTCAACGTCGTCCGAAGAAGAGGAAGAAATCCAACCAATAACTCGTTTTCAAAGACAACCACGACGTTTTTTAAATAGAGATCGTGAAGCAGCGGGTCAATTATTGTGGAACGATTACTTTTGTGAAAATCCGACGTTTTCAGACGACATTTTCAAGAGACGATTTCGGATGCGTAAAGTTTTATTTCTCCGTATCAAAGACGGTATTCTTCAACACTCTTATACTCCTAATGCCCCCGATCATTTTACTTTTTTCCAACAACGTCCGGATGCACTTGGACGTCTTGGTTTCTCAACTATTCAAAAAATAACTTGCGCGTTACGGCAATTGTCGTATGGGATGACCGCGGATATATTTGATGAATATATTAAAATGGCGGAAAAAACGAGTTATGTTACTTTAAATAATTTTTGCAAGTGTATAATTGACTTATATGGGCGGGAATATTTGAGGAAACCTAATGCAACTGACATTGCTCGGTTGTACTCGGCGCACGAGGAGAATCATGGTTTCAAGGGAATGTTGGgtagtattgattgtatgcattgggcatgGAAAAATTGTCCCGTTGCATGGAAAGGTCAATATACGAGAGGTGATCACGGTCACCCGACGATCATGCTTGAAGCGGTTGCTTCATACGATATGTGGATATGGCATGCGTTTTTTGGGATGGCGGGTTCAAACAATGACATTAATGTGTTAAATCATTCTCCGTTGTTTGATTCCCTTCGTAAGGATAGAGTCGCACCTTCACCGTTTGAAGTAAACGGAAACCAGTATCCCTTTGGTTACTACTTGGCGGACGGGATATATCCCGATTGGACAACACTAATAAAGGGGTATACGACTCCTATTGAAGAGCCTAGAAAAAAATTTACTAAATTTCAAGCGAGTGCTAGAAAGGATGTTGAACGTACATTTGGTGTTTTACAAGGTCGGTTTGCGATTTTAAAAACACCGGCACGAGTTATGAGTGTTAATAAGATGAGAAGGATAATGTATAGTTGTATTGTTATGCACAACATGATACAAGAAGATAACGGGTTTGCGTTAAGTACTTGGGAACAAGAATGGTTAGATAAACCCGAAAACCGGCCTCGTCGCAATATTCGGAGAAGGGTCAAAGATCGTCGATCACGAGAGAAAGAGATTCGCGATCGAGACGTGCACGATCAACTTCGTGAAGATTTAACGGCTCATATTTGGAACCTCCCGCCAAACTTTCGCTCGATGCATAACTAG